In a single window of the Salvelinus alpinus chromosome 15, SLU_Salpinus.1, whole genome shotgun sequence genome:
- the LOC139539515 gene encoding single-stranded DNA-binding protein 3-like isoform X2, translated as MFPKGKGSAVPSDGQAREKLALYVYEYLLHIGAQKSAQTFLSEIRWEKNITLGEPPGFLHSWWCVFWDLYCAAPERRETCDHSSEAKAFHDYSAAAAPSPVMGGIPPGEGMPGGPMPPGFFQGAPGPQGSPHPQPPLPNSMMGPQSQSFMNPRFTAGPRGPPIRMGNQPPGPGPHLMLQTMDHTRPQGHPNLGPMQRMSGPRGMGPMGPGPQNFGGGMRPPHNAMGPGMPGVNMMGPGAGRPWPNPNNGNSMPYSSPSPGAYGGGSGGGGPTGTPVMPSPADSNNSGDNLYTMINTGPGNRSNFPMGPGSDGPLGAMAGMEPHHMNGSLGSGDMDGLNKNSPNHLSGISNPPGTPRDGDELGGNFLHSFQSENQYSPTMTMSV; from the exons ATGTTCCCTAAAGGCAAAGGGTCCGCTGTGCCGTCGGATGGACAAGCACGGGAAAA GTTAGCTTTATACGTCTATGAATACTTGTTACACATAGGAGCACAGAAGTCCGCACAGACCTTTTTATCAGAG ATCCGATGGGAAAAGAACATCACACTCGGGGAACCCCCTGGGTTCCTACACTCTTGGTGGTG TGTATTTTGGGACCTGTATTGTGCTGcaccagagagaagagagacgtgTGACCACTCCAGTGAAGCGAAGGCCTTCCATGATTAC AGTGCTGCTGCAGCCCCCAGTCCTGTGATGGGGGGGATTCCCCCTGGAGAGGGGATGCCCGGTGGACCCATGCCCCCTGGATTCTTCCAG GGTGCTCCTGGTCCCCAGGGCTCTCCTCACCCCCAGCCTCCTCTCCCTAACAGTATGATGGGACCACAAAGCCAG TCTTTCATGAACCCACGATTCACCGCAGGCCCACGAGGCCCTCCTATCAGGATGGGCAACCAG CCTCCTGGCCCTGGCCCCCATCTCATGCTCCAAACCATGGATCACACACGACCACAAGGCCATCCTAACTTGGGACCAATGCAGAGGATGAGTGGGCCTCGAGGCATGGGCCCTATGGGGCCCGGACCCCAG AACTTTGGCGGTGGGATGCGGCCTCCACACAACGCCATGGGCCCTGGGATGCCAGGAGTGAACATGAT GGGCCCAGGTGCTGGACGACCATGGCCCAATCCGAACAACGGCAACTCA ATGCCTTACTCATCACCTTCTCCTGGAGCGTATGGG GGGGGTTCTGGTGGAGGGGGACCCACTGGAACACCCGTTATGCCCAGCCCTGCAG ACTCTAACAACTCTGGGGACAACCTCTACACTATGATCAACACTGGACCTGGCAACCGATCAAAT ttccctatgggccctggctcTGACGGACCCCTGGGGGCCATGGCAGGCATGGAACCACACCACATGAATGGATCGCTAG GCTCTGGTGATATGGACGGACTCAACAAG AACTCTCCAAACCATCTAAGTGGCATTAGTAACCCTCCTGGAACCCCGAGGGACGGTGACGAGTTGGGCGGGAACTTCCTGCACTCCTTTCAGAGTGAGAAT CAATACTCCCCTACCATGACGATGAGTGTGTGA
- the LOC139539515 gene encoding single-stranded DNA-binding protein 3-like isoform X1: MFPKGKGSAVPSDGQAREKLALYVYEYLLHIGAQKSAQTFLSEIRWEKNITLGEPPGFLHSWWCVFWDLYCAAPERRETCDHSSEAKAFHDYSAAAAPSPVMGGIPPGEGMPGGPMPPGFFQSFMNPRFTAGPRGPPIRMGNQPPGPGPHLMLQTMDHTRPQGHPNLGPMQRMSGPRGMGPMGPGPQNFGGGMRPPHNAMGPGMPGVNMMGPGAGRPWPNPNNGNSMPYSSPSPGAYGGGSGGGGPTGTPVMPSPADSNNSGDNLYTMINTGPGNRSNFPMGPGSDGPLGAMAGMEPHHMNGSLGSGDMDGLNKNSPNHLSGISNPPGTPRDGDELGGNFLHSFQSENQYSPTMTMSV; this comes from the exons ATGTTCCCTAAAGGCAAAGGGTCCGCTGTGCCGTCGGATGGACAAGCACGGGAAAA GTTAGCTTTATACGTCTATGAATACTTGTTACACATAGGAGCACAGAAGTCCGCACAGACCTTTTTATCAGAG ATCCGATGGGAAAAGAACATCACACTCGGGGAACCCCCTGGGTTCCTACACTCTTGGTGGTG TGTATTTTGGGACCTGTATTGTGCTGcaccagagagaagagagacgtgTGACCACTCCAGTGAAGCGAAGGCCTTCCATGATTAC AGTGCTGCTGCAGCCCCCAGTCCTGTGATGGGGGGGATTCCCCCTGGAGAGGGGATGCCCGGTGGACCCATGCCCCCTGGATTCTTCCAG TCTTTCATGAACCCACGATTCACCGCAGGCCCACGAGGCCCTCCTATCAGGATGGGCAACCAG CCTCCTGGCCCTGGCCCCCATCTCATGCTCCAAACCATGGATCACACACGACCACAAGGCCATCCTAACTTGGGACCAATGCAGAGGATGAGTGGGCCTCGAGGCATGGGCCCTATGGGGCCCGGACCCCAG AACTTTGGCGGTGGGATGCGGCCTCCACACAACGCCATGGGCCCTGGGATGCCAGGAGTGAACATGAT GGGCCCAGGTGCTGGACGACCATGGCCCAATCCGAACAACGGCAACTCA ATGCCTTACTCATCACCTTCTCCTGGAGCGTATGGG GGGGGTTCTGGTGGAGGGGGACCCACTGGAACACCCGTTATGCCCAGCCCTGCAG ACTCTAACAACTCTGGGGACAACCTCTACACTATGATCAACACTGGACCTGGCAACCGATCAAAT ttccctatgggccctggctcTGACGGACCCCTGGGGGCCATGGCAGGCATGGAACCACACCACATGAATGGATCGCTAG GCTCTGGTGATATGGACGGACTCAACAAG AACTCTCCAAACCATCTAAGTGGCATTAGTAACCCTCCTGGAACCCCGAGGGACGGTGACGAGTTGGGCGGGAACTTCCTGCACTCCTTTCAGAGTGAGAAT CAATACTCCCCTACCATGACGATGAGTGTGTGA